A single Chiloscyllium punctatum isolate Juve2018m chromosome 26, sChiPun1.3, whole genome shotgun sequence DNA region contains:
- the chtf8 gene encoding chromosome transmission fidelity protein 8 homolog yields the protein MVQIVVHASPRLDGGGSAPEWLLLELQGEIESRNHSGLAGNLMGELHFSKEGVPILVVGHHILYGKVTRLERPFVVLVKQTGARAGAERPMETEVTEQEVSEGSILCNYLVTAIIKKKIIFKTRPKPIITNVPKKL from the exons ATGGTTCAAATCGTAGTGCACGCGAGCCCCCG TCTTGATGGTGGTGGTTCTGCTCCTGAGTGGCTGTTGCTGGAGCTTCAGGGAGAAATTGAATCCCGAAACCACAGTGGCCTAGCTGGGAATCTGATGGGAGAACTGCACTTTAGCAaggag GGAGTGCCAATACTTGTAGTTGGCCATCACATCCTTTACGGTAAAGTCACCCGCTTGGAAAGACCATTTGTAGTGCTCGTGAAGCAGACTGGTGCGAGAGCAGGAGCCGAAAGACCAATGGAAACTGAAGTAACTGAACAAGAAGTGAGTGAAGGAAGCATTTTATGTAACTACCTAGTCACCGCAATCATCAAGAAAAAGATCATTTTCAAAACCCGTCCAAAGCCCATTATCACTAATGTGCCTAAAAAGCTGTAG